A single genomic interval of Flavihumibacter rivuli harbors:
- a CDS encoding LutC/YkgG family protein: MNISSSKENILKKIRKALSESTPLPFPASEGNQSVFVPQGDELEMLFAQAFTKLQGKFAFCLDEAELQRQIQGLVQQQGWTKVYCRETGLANLLSGAGWTGNAGLELKDADVSVTTCECLVARTGTIVMSSGQESGRTTSIYAPVHICIAYTDQLVYDVKDGLKMVKEKYGQKLPSLITFATGPSRTADIEKTLVVGVHGPKEVYLFLVDRQ; this comes from the coding sequence ATGAATATATCTTCATCAAAGGAAAATATTCTGAAGAAGATTAGGAAGGCGTTGAGTGAATCAACGCCTCTTCCTTTTCCTGCCAGTGAAGGCAATCAATCTGTTTTTGTCCCACAGGGTGATGAACTGGAAATGCTATTCGCGCAGGCATTTACGAAACTCCAGGGAAAATTTGCCTTTTGCCTGGATGAAGCGGAACTGCAGCGACAAATACAAGGCCTGGTGCAGCAACAGGGATGGACTAAGGTCTATTGCAGGGAAACTGGCCTTGCCAACCTTTTGTCCGGGGCCGGATGGACAGGGAATGCAGGCCTGGAATTGAAAGATGCTGATGTTTCTGTTACCACCTGTGAATGCCTGGTGGCCCGTACGGGTACCATTGTGATGAGCAGTGGCCAGGAGAGTGGAAGGACCACCAGTATATATGCCCCGGTGCATATCTGTATCGCTTATACCGACCAGTTGGTATATGATGTGAAGGATGGGCTAAAGATGGTGAAGGAAAAGTATGGACAGAAGCTGCCATCGCTTATCACCTTTGCCACCGGACCCAGCCGGACGGCCGATATTGAGAAGACCCTTGTGGTGGGCGTTCATGGCCCCAAGGAAGTTTACCTTTTCCTGGTAGACCGTCAATAA
- a CDS encoding UDP-2,3-diacylglucosamine diphosphatase: protein MQLEPGKKIYFLSDFHLGAPDHRRSLEREKRIVRFLEAAEKDAAMFFVVGDMFDFWYEYKSVVPKGYVRLLGKLASITDKGIPVHFFVGNHDMWMRGYFEQELNIPVFFTEVPYEINGKQFLVGHGDGLGPGDHGYKFIKKIFRNPVCQWLFGILHPTMGIGLANYLSRKSRAATGQADEVFLGEDNEWLITYCKDVLKSKHYDYFVFGHRHLPIDFDLPGNSRYINLGDWLKYNTYAVFDGTDMKLETFHS, encoded by the coding sequence ATGCAATTGGAGCCTGGTAAAAAGATCTATTTTCTATCTGACTTTCATCTTGGTGCGCCCGACCACCGTCGCAGCCTGGAGAGGGAAAAGCGCATTGTGCGTTTCCTTGAAGCGGCAGAAAAGGATGCGGCAATGTTCTTCGTAGTAGGGGATATGTTTGATTTCTGGTATGAGTATAAATCGGTTGTCCCTAAAGGTTATGTAAGGCTCCTGGGCAAGCTGGCTTCCATCACTGATAAGGGCATTCCTGTCCATTTCTTTGTAGGTAACCACGACATGTGGATGCGTGGCTATTTTGAGCAGGAATTGAATATCCCGGTATTCTTTACTGAGGTTCCCTATGAAATCAATGGAAAGCAGTTCCTGGTAGGACATGGGGATGGATTAGGTCCCGGTGACCATGGCTATAAGTTCATTAAGAAGATCTTCCGTAACCCGGTTTGCCAGTGGTTATTCGGCATCCTGCACCCCACCATGGGGATCGGGCTGGCCAATTACCTTTCCCGCAAGAGCAGGGCTGCAACCGGCCAGGCAGATGAGGTTTTCCTTGGCGAGGATAATGAATGGCTCATCACCTACTGCAAGGATGTTTTGAAAAGCAAGCATTACGATTATTTTGTTTTTGGACACAGGCACCTGCCGATCGATTTTGACCTTCCCGGCAACAGCCGGTACATTAACCTGGGCGATTGGCTCAAGTATAATACCTATGCCGTGTTTGATGGCACTGACATGAAACTGGAAACATTTCATTCATGA
- the ftsH gene encoding ATP-dependent zinc metalloprotease FtsH encodes MSQEDLKSNDRGGFNRMRPRMDGSNNDPRRGPRFNIYWVWGILAAILLGFNLFSGLAPDARRISFAEFNEQMLAKGDVEKIVLISNKNLVRVFIKPDSLKKEYYQNKLSKGFNAATDKGPQFEFTIAKPEIFTDDLRDFYAKHPGVKEVPRIDDTEGDWMAPIIQFVLPILMIVLIWILLMRKMGGAGGGGAGPGGIFNIGKSKAQLFDKGTKVNITFNDVAGLDEAKVEVMEIVDFLKNPKKYTNLGGKIPKGALLVGPPGTGKTLLAKAMAGEAQVPFFSLSGSDFVEMFVGVGASRVRDLFKQAREKAPCIIFIDEIDAIGRARGKNAIMSNDERESTLNQLLVEMDGFSGESGIIVLAATNRPDVLDSALLRPGRFDRQISIDKPDVKGREAIFKVHLKPIKVSEQVDIHKLAEQTPGFAGADIANVCNEAALIAARKGKEAVDMTDFQDAVDRVIGGLEKKNKIISPDEKKIIAYHEAGHAICGWYLEHAYPLLKVTIVPRGTAALGYAQYTPKEQYLYNTDQLIDQICMTLGGRASEEIFFGKISTGAQNDLQQITRMAYAMVTVYGMNDKVGNVSFYDPQQENSFTKPYSEETSKLIDEEVRKLIDAAYDRTLQLLREKKEQVEKLAEKLLDKEVLFQSDVEQLIGKRPFEEKKTLDVEEPVVSNETGSSTAAVVDANS; translated from the coding sequence ATGTCACAGGAAGATTTGAAATCAAATGACAGGGGAGGATTCAACCGGATGAGGCCAAGGATGGATGGTAGCAATAACGATCCGCGTCGTGGACCCAGGTTCAACATATATTGGGTATGGGGTATTCTTGCCGCTATCCTGCTCGGTTTTAACCTGTTCAGCGGGTTAGCCCCGGATGCCCGGAGGATCTCCTTTGCCGAGTTCAACGAGCAGATGCTGGCCAAGGGTGATGTGGAGAAGATCGTGCTGATCAGCAACAAGAACCTCGTTAGGGTCTTTATCAAACCCGACAGCCTTAAAAAGGAATACTACCAGAATAAACTGAGCAAAGGCTTTAATGCGGCTACCGATAAAGGGCCGCAATTTGAGTTTACCATTGCCAAGCCGGAAATTTTTACGGATGACCTCCGTGATTTCTATGCCAAGCACCCGGGTGTTAAGGAAGTACCCCGTATCGATGATACGGAGGGTGACTGGATGGCGCCCATTATCCAGTTCGTACTGCCGATCCTGATGATCGTCCTCATCTGGATCCTGCTGATGCGGAAAATGGGTGGAGCCGGCGGCGGCGGTGCCGGTCCAGGAGGGATTTTCAATATCGGTAAATCAAAGGCCCAATTATTTGATAAGGGTACCAAGGTGAATATCACCTTCAACGATGTTGCCGGTTTGGATGAAGCCAAGGTGGAAGTGATGGAGATCGTTGATTTCCTGAAGAACCCCAAGAAATACACCAACCTGGGTGGTAAGATACCCAAGGGTGCTTTGCTGGTAGGTCCTCCCGGTACGGGTAAGACCCTCCTGGCCAAGGCCATGGCCGGTGAGGCACAGGTACCTTTCTTCAGCCTGAGTGGTAGTGATTTCGTGGAAATGTTTGTGGGCGTGGGTGCCAGCCGTGTACGTGACCTGTTCAAGCAGGCCCGCGAAAAAGCTCCCTGTATCATCTTCATTGATGAGATCGATGCTATTGGCCGTGCCCGTGGGAAGAACGCCATCATGAGCAATGATGAACGCGAAAGCACCCTCAACCAGTTGCTGGTGGAAATGGATGGTTTCAGTGGTGAAAGCGGCATCATTGTGCTGGCTGCTACCAACCGTCCGGATGTATTGGATAGCGCCCTGCTTCGTCCGGGTCGTTTCGATCGCCAGATCTCCATCGACAAGCCGGATGTGAAGGGAAGGGAAGCAATCTTCAAGGTACACCTCAAGCCCATCAAGGTTTCTGAGCAGGTGGACATCCATAAGCTGGCCGAACAGACCCCGGGATTTGCCGGTGCTGATATTGCCAATGTTTGTAACGAAGCAGCCCTGATCGCTGCGCGTAAAGGAAAGGAAGCCGTAGATATGACCGACTTCCAGGATGCGGTGGACAGGGTGATCGGTGGTTTGGAGAAGAAGAACAAGATCATTTCCCCCGACGAGAAGAAGATCATTGCGTATCATGAGGCAGGCCACGCCATTTGCGGCTGGTACCTGGAGCATGCTTATCCCTTGCTGAAGGTTACCATTGTGCCAAGGGGAACCGCAGCCCTGGGTTACGCACAGTATACCCCGAAAGAGCAATACCTCTATAACACAGACCAGCTGATCGACCAGATCTGTATGACATTGGGTGGCAGGGCCAGTGAAGAGATCTTCTTCGGCAAGATCTCCACCGGTGCCCAGAACGACCTGCAACAGATCACCCGCATGGCATATGCCATGGTGACCGTGTATGGTATGAATGATAAGGTGGGTAATGTTTCCTTCTATGATCCCCAGCAGGAAAATTCGTTCACCAAACCTTATTCTGAAGAGACTTCCAAACTGATCGACGAAGAGGTACGCAAATTGATCGATGCAGCCTATGACCGCACCCTCCAGTTACTCAGGGAAAAGAAGGAGCAGGTAGAAAAGCTGGCTGAAAAATTGCTGGATAAGGAAGTGCTGTTCCAGAGCGATGTAGAACAACTAATCGGAAAGCGACCCTTTGAAGAGAAGAAAACTCTGGATGTGGAAGAACCCGTGGTTTCCAATGAGACCGGCAGTTCAACCGCAGCAGTAGTAGATGCTAACAGTTAA
- a CDS encoding gamma-glutamylcyclotransferase family protein, whose product MEHYPDQQLFVYGSLRKGFQHPAYEYIRQYFDFVADARVNGLLYDMGEYPAAIPADTDKTIIGELYVIRNADEFDWAIAQLDDYEGVDPEEGDEKLYRREQAVILLPDGSQTWAWIYWFNGDVSGKPIVESGDVLQYLADKLGRRP is encoded by the coding sequence ATGGAACATTATCCTGATCAACAACTCTTCGTGTATGGATCCCTGAGGAAGGGCTTCCAGCACCCCGCATATGAATATATCCGCCAGTACTTTGATTTTGTAGCCGATGCCAGGGTGAATGGCCTGCTCTATGATATGGGCGAATACCCGGCAGCCATTCCCGCTGACACAGATAAGACGATCATCGGTGAACTCTATGTGATCCGCAATGCCGATGAATTCGATTGGGCCATTGCCCAGTTGGATGACTATGAAGGTGTAGACCCGGAAGAGGGAGATGAAAAATTGTACCGTCGCGAGCAGGCCGTTATCCTGCTGCCCGATGGCAGCCAGACCTGGGCATGGATCTATTGGTTCAATGGCGATGTGTCGGGTAAGCCCATTGTTGAATCCGGGGATGTCCTCCAATACCTTGCTGATAAGTTAGGTCGCCGCCCTTAA
- a CDS encoding mechanosensitive ion channel family protein codes for MKEFLQYQFLDNTVKAYLICFGTIFFVFLVKKYLSKSLSSLLFRVIKHSSWKIDKKAFVELLLQPMQSFLLITITLIALDSLKFPSVLDFSVYHVSFREIMDGLGKAILVIVFIWLLRRIIDFIAMLMEQKANLTTETADNQMIVFFKDFFKALLIITGILLIIRFSFKKDITTYLAGLSIVAGALALAARESLENLIASFIIFFDKPFHVGDMVKVQQITGTIEKIGLRSTRLRTDQKTFVTVPNKQMVDSIMDNLSLRTQRRADLKLELSLQTSSVKLDHAIAGIKSILTHPAIEHYSAYLSDITANSFIVQVEYYTNTIPIAEFNQLKQTINLAILRHLESLQVEFAGENKEIVIKEKV; via the coding sequence ATGAAAGAGTTTTTGCAGTATCAGTTCCTGGATAATACCGTTAAAGCCTACCTGATCTGCTTCGGAACGATCTTCTTCGTTTTCCTGGTGAAGAAATACCTTTCGAAGTCTTTGTCCAGCCTGCTTTTCAGGGTTATCAAGCATAGTTCATGGAAGATCGATAAGAAGGCATTTGTGGAATTGCTCCTTCAGCCTATGCAGTCCTTCCTGCTGATCACCATTACCCTGATCGCACTCGATAGCCTGAAATTCCCATCGGTACTTGATTTTAGTGTTTACCATGTAAGTTTCAGGGAGATCATGGATGGGTTGGGCAAGGCCATCCTCGTCATCGTCTTTATCTGGTTGCTGCGCAGGATCATCGATTTCATTGCCATGCTCATGGAGCAGAAAGCCAACCTGACCACGGAAACGGCCGATAACCAGATGATCGTGTTCTTCAAGGATTTCTTCAAGGCCTTGTTGATCATTACCGGGATCCTACTGATCATCCGCTTCTCCTTCAAAAAGGATATCACCACTTACCTCGCCGGTCTTTCCATCGTTGCCGGTGCACTCGCCCTTGCGGCACGCGAAAGCCTGGAGAACCTCATTGCGTCCTTCATCATTTTCTTTGATAAGCCCTTTCATGTGGGAGATATGGTCAAAGTACAACAGATCACGGGCACTATTGAGAAGATAGGGTTAAGGAGTACGCGTTTAAGGACAGACCAGAAGACCTTTGTGACAGTTCCGAATAAGCAAATGGTCGACAGCATCATGGACAACCTCAGCTTGCGCACGCAGCGAAGGGCTGACCTCAAACTGGAGTTATCCCTGCAAACTTCCTCCGTAAAACTGGACCATGCCATTGCCGGGATCAAGAGTATATTGACCCATCCGGCGATTGAACATTATTCTGCCTACCTGAGCGATATTACTGCCAACTCCTTTATTGTACAGGTGGAATATTATACCAACACCATTCCCATCGCAGAATTCAACCAGTT
- the rsfS gene encoding ribosome silencing factor codes for MTRITKNSKIFKTIIKAIQDKKGENIISLDLRKIPEAVADFFVICQATTNTQVRAIANAVEEEVKKELGETPYRHEGHQAAQWVLIDYVNIVVHVMQPETRKFYQIEEMWSDAPMTEHNG; via the coding sequence GTGACCCGCATAACGAAGAACTCGAAGATTTTCAAAACCATTATCAAAGCCATCCAGGATAAGAAGGGAGAGAATATCATATCGCTTGACCTTCGGAAGATACCAGAAGCGGTGGCAGATTTTTTTGTGATCTGCCAGGCCACCACCAATACCCAGGTGAGGGCGATTGCCAATGCGGTGGAGGAAGAAGTGAAGAAGGAATTGGGGGAGACCCCTTACCGGCATGAAGGCCACCAGGCTGCCCAGTGGGTATTGATCGACTACGTAAATATTGTGGTGCATGTCATGCAGCCTGAAACCCGCAAGTTTTACCAGATCGAGGAAATGTGGAGCGATGCGCCCATGACCGAACACAATGGATAG
- a CDS encoding biotin--[acetyl-CoA-carboxylase] ligase — protein sequence MSVQHIGHKLTVLESIDSSNNYAMAQVHAGLASHGEAWFALEQTAGKGQRGRQWVTNPGENIMVSIALNTSRFQPDRTFPLSMAIALGCLDWFGKEVVEDASLKWPNDLYWRDRKAGGILIENKWSGNNWQFAIAGIGININQVNFDPMAKRPVSLRQITGREVDLMDALKALFSQLENRWQQLASGDLAGLLKDYNYALFRKGETVKLKKENASFETTILGVNMEGLLLTRDTMDRQFQFGEVEWV from the coding sequence ATGTCCGTTCAACATATTGGCCATAAGCTAACCGTCCTTGAAAGCATAGACAGCTCCAACAACTATGCCATGGCCCAGGTTCATGCGGGACTGGCAAGCCATGGGGAAGCCTGGTTTGCCCTCGAACAGACCGCCGGGAAGGGCCAAAGGGGCCGCCAATGGGTCACCAATCCCGGTGAAAACATCATGGTCAGCATAGCCCTCAATACCAGCCGGTTCCAGCCTGACAGGACTTTTCCGCTGAGTATGGCCATTGCCTTGGGCTGCCTGGATTGGTTCGGGAAGGAAGTGGTAGAGGATGCCAGCCTGAAGTGGCCGAACGACCTTTACTGGCGTGACAGAAAGGCAGGGGGCATTCTCATCGAAAACAAATGGTCCGGCAATAATTGGCAGTTTGCCATTGCCGGGATCGGCATCAATATCAACCAGGTCAACTTTGACCCCATGGCCAAAAGACCGGTATCCCTCCGCCAGATCACCGGCAGGGAGGTGGACCTGATGGATGCCCTGAAGGCTTTATTCAGCCAATTGGAGAACCGATGGCAACAACTGGCTTCCGGTGACCTGGCGGGACTGCTGAAGGACTACAACTATGCGCTGTTCCGCAAAGGGGAGACAGTAAAACTCAAAAAGGAAAATGCCAGTTTCGAGACCACCATTCTGGGTGTGAACATGGAAGGACTTTTGCTGACCCGGGATACCATGGACCGGCAATTCCAGTTCGGTGAAGTGGAATGGGTTTGA